The following proteins come from a genomic window of Aspergillus oryzae RIB40 DNA, chromosome 4:
- a CDS encoding PaaI family thioesterase (predicted protein), whose protein sequence is MSTPLSYFQSASWCAAWLNHPDLRIDTSASNPFRETTKHDDAWKKRTFLYRASQDPQGIKSEGYIVMQIGAGVSGKDGVAHGGFLATLMDELTGGLVAALGLDRGLGIRTASLNTTYHKLLLAQGFIMARAEIVKVERRKVFVKAEIRDAAGNICTTSEALFIMNRSSLS, encoded by the coding sequence ATGTCAACCCCTCTTTCCTACTTCCAATCAGCCTCTTGGTGTGCTGCCTGGTTGAACCATCCCGATCTCAGGATCGACACCAGCGCCTCCAACCCTTTTCGAGAGACCACCAAACATGACGATGCGTGGAAGAAACGCACTTTCTTATATCGAGCCTCTCAAGACCCACAGGGAATTAAATCCGAAGGATATATCGTGATGCAGATTGGAGCCGGGGTTTCGGGGAAAGATGGGGTCGCGCATGGAGGGTTTCTTGCAACGCTTATGGACGAACTTACCGGCGGCCTGGTAGCAGCATTGGGCCTTGATCGTGGTCTTGGGATACGCACTGCTAGCTTGAACACGACGTATCATAAGCTACTTCTTGCGCAAGGTTTTATCATGGCGCGGGCGGAGATTGTCAAGGTCGAACGCCGGAAGGTGTTCGTGAAAGCAGAAATAAGGGACGCTGCTGGGAATATCTGTACCACAAGCGAAGCTCTTTTCATTATGAATAGATCTTCCCTTTCTTAA